The DNA sequence AGTGCGATGTTGTAGACCTGGTTGATAGCATCCGGGTCATCGCAAAATGCCGCAAGCAGGTTGGCCTGAATCACGTTCTCGATGAAGCAGAAATCGCGGCTGGTTTCGCCATCGCCGTTGATGTGCACCTGTTCGTTACTGCTCAGGGCAGCGATCCATCTCGGTATTACCGATGCATAGGCCCCGTGCGGATTTTGCCGCGGACCGAATACGTTGAAGTAACGCAGCCCGATCGTTTGCATTCCGTAACGCAGCTGGAATACGCCGGCATAGAGTTCGTTGACGTACTTCGTGACGGCATAGGGCGACAATGGGCTCCCGATCACCGATTCGACCTTCGGCAGCGCAGGGTGGTCGCCGTACGTTGAACTCGATGCGGCATAGATGAAGCGTCTGACCGACGCGTCGCGCGCAGCCACGAGCATGTTCAGGAAGCCGGTGACATTGTTTTCGTTCGTCAGTATCGGATCCTCGATCGAACGCTGTACCGAGCCGAGCGCCGCTTCATGCAGCACGAAGTCGACGCCATTGCATGCCTCTTCGCAATCCGGCAGGTTGCGGATATCGCCGCGTAATGCGCGGAAATTACTCCATGCTTGCGCCCCCACCAACTTGCGCACTTCGTCGAGATTGTGCTGAAAACCGGTCGAGAAGTTATCCAGTCCAGTAACACGCTGCCCCAGGCGCAACAGCGTCTCCAAGAGGTTGGAACCGATGAATCCGGCCACGCCCGTGATCAGCCAGTGATACTGGCGCTGTTCGAGGTGACGGCATACCTCGGCATAACGCACTGGAAGAAGCGCCTCGTCATTCTTCATTCACAGCCTCCACGCGCTGAAACCGGCTGCGCGCAGCTGATCCAGATCGAATTTCGACTTCACATCGATAAAGCATCCCTGTTCGACGAGCTTGGCGCCGTACTCGGCCAATGGGCGCTCCACCACTTCGCGGTGCGCTACGGCGACCACCATTGCCTTGGCGCGCGGCAGCTCATCCCACTGCTCCAGTTGGATGCCGTATTCATGAAGCGCTTCGGACGAGTCGGCCAGAGGGTCGCATACGTGTACTTCCAGTCCGAACGACTTGAGCTCCCTGATCATGTCGGCCACCTTCGAGTTTCTCAAGTCCGGGCAATTCTCCTTGAAGGTAAGGCCAATGACATTAACCACGCTGCCCTTGACGG is a window from the Noviherbaspirillum sp. UKPF54 genome containing:
- a CDS encoding SDR family oxidoreductase: MKNDEALLPVRYAEVCRHLEQRQYHWLITGVAGFIGSNLLETLLRLGQRVTGLDNFSTGFQHNLDEVRKLVGAQAWSNFRALRGDIRNLPDCEEACNGVDFVLHEAALGSVQRSIEDPILTNENNVTGFLNMLVAARDASVRRFIYAASSSTYGDHPALPKVESVIGSPLSPYAVTKYVNELYAGVFQLRYGMQTIGLRYFNVFGPRQNPHGAYASVIPRWIAALSSNEQVHINGDGETSRDFCFIENVIQANLLAAFCDDPDAINQVYNIALGDRTTLNELFSAIRALLEQENPDMRSQEAKHVGFREGDVRHSQADISKARRLLGFEPTHDIHAGLACLVSHQRQLHPAVA